The proteins below are encoded in one region of Pseudonocardia sp. DSM 110487:
- a CDS encoding SDR family oxidoreductase has translation MTGTERPLAGRVALVAGATRGAGRGIAVELGAAGATVYVTGRTTRDRRSEYDRPETIEDTADLVTAAGGTGIAVPTDHLVPEQVERLVARMDAEQGHLDVLVNDIWGGEYLTEWDKPVWEYSLTDGLRMLRLAIDTHLVTAHYAFPLLIKRPGGLVVEVTDGTAEYNADHYRLNAYYDLAKISPIRLARSWAHELGPHGATAVAITPGWLRSEIMLHEYGVTEENWRDACVKEPHFAISETPRFVGRAVAALAADEQRDRWQGQSLSSGGLAKEYGFTDLDGSRPDAWRYVVEVQDAGKPADVTGYR, from the coding sequence ATGACTGGAACGGAACGGCCGCTCGCGGGGCGGGTGGCGTTGGTCGCGGGTGCGACGCGGGGTGCCGGCCGCGGAATCGCGGTGGAGTTGGGCGCCGCGGGCGCCACGGTGTACGTCACGGGCCGCACCACGCGGGACCGGCGCAGCGAGTACGACCGGCCGGAGACCATCGAGGACACCGCCGACCTGGTGACGGCGGCGGGCGGGACCGGGATCGCAGTGCCCACCGATCACCTCGTCCCGGAGCAGGTCGAGCGGCTGGTCGCACGCATGGACGCCGAGCAGGGCCACCTGGACGTGCTGGTCAACGACATCTGGGGCGGCGAGTACCTCACCGAGTGGGACAAGCCGGTGTGGGAGTACTCCCTCACCGACGGGCTGCGGATGCTGCGCCTCGCGATCGACACCCACCTCGTGACGGCCCACTACGCGTTCCCGCTGCTGATCAAGCGGCCGGGCGGGCTCGTCGTCGAGGTCACCGACGGCACCGCCGAGTACAACGCCGACCACTACCGGCTCAACGCCTACTACGACCTCGCCAAGATCTCGCCCATCCGGCTCGCGCGCAGCTGGGCCCACGAACTCGGCCCGCACGGCGCCACCGCCGTCGCGATCACCCCCGGCTGGCTGCGCTCGGAGATCATGCTGCACGAGTACGGCGTGACCGAGGAGAACTGGCGCGACGCGTGCGTGAAGGAACCGCACTTCGCGATCTCGGAGACCCCCCGTTTCGTCGGCCGCGCCGTGGCCGCGCTCGCCGCCGACGAGCAACGCGACCGCTGGCAGGGCCAGAGCCTCTCCAGCGGCGGCCTCGCGAAGGAGTACGGCTTCACCGATCTCGACGGCTCCCGCCCCGACGCCTGGCGCTACGTGGTGGAGGTCCAGGACGCAGGCAAGCCTGCGGACGTGACGGGCTACCGCTGA
- a CDS encoding ABC transporter substrate-binding protein, with translation MKRTLVALTGLLALGLTACGGGGDPLAGGQSGAPAAGPPAAADVIKVGSANFTESRLLAEIYSQALEAKGVKVERSFGIGSREVYFPALQDGSIDLIPEYTGNLLQEIDPQATVTASDQVYQELTAKLPDPLIVLDQSAAEDKDAVVITQETAQRYNARSIADLAPHCGEIVFGGPPEFAERPYGLPGIERLYNCTFADFRSLDAGGPLTVAALTDGTIQAADLFTTDPTIADRGWVALEDPQNNFAAQNVVPLVNESKVNDQVRQTLNAISAALTTDALLQLNREVANAAENTMPDVAKNWLTANNLG, from the coding sequence ATGAAACGCACGCTCGTCGCGCTGACCGGCCTGCTCGCCCTCGGTCTCACCGCCTGTGGAGGCGGTGGCGACCCGCTCGCCGGCGGCCAGTCCGGCGCACCTGCGGCCGGGCCCCCCGCGGCCGCCGACGTCATCAAGGTCGGGTCGGCGAACTTCACCGAGAGCCGGCTGCTGGCGGAGATCTACTCGCAGGCCCTCGAGGCGAAGGGCGTCAAGGTCGAGCGCTCGTTCGGGATCGGCAGCCGGGAGGTCTACTTCCCGGCGCTGCAGGACGGCTCGATCGACCTGATCCCGGAGTACACGGGCAACCTCCTGCAGGAGATCGACCCGCAGGCCACGGTCACCGCGTCCGACCAGGTGTACCAGGAGCTCACCGCGAAGCTCCCCGATCCGCTCATCGTGCTCGACCAGTCCGCGGCGGAGGACAAGGACGCGGTGGTCATCACACAGGAGACGGCTCAGCGGTACAACGCCCGCTCGATCGCTGATCTCGCCCCACACTGCGGCGAGATCGTGTTCGGCGGCCCGCCGGAGTTCGCCGAGCGGCCGTACGGCCTGCCCGGGATCGAGCGGCTCTACAACTGCACGTTCGCCGACTTCCGCTCCCTCGACGCGGGTGGGCCCCTCACCGTCGCCGCGCTCACAGACGGCACCATCCAGGCAGCCGACCTGTTCACCACCGACCCCACGATCGCCGACCGCGGCTGGGTGGCGCTGGAGGACCCGCAGAACAACTTCGCGGCCCAGAACGTCGTGCCGCTGGTGAACGAGTCGAAGGTGAACGACCAGGTGCGCCAGACGCTGAACGCGATCTCGGCCGCGCTCACGACCGACGCGCTCCTGCAGCTCAACCGAGAGGTTGCCAATGCTGCGGAGAACACGATGCCGGATGTGGCGAAGAATTGGCTGACCGCGAACAACCTCGGTTGA
- a CDS encoding ABC transporter permease has product MNLFVEVVQWFGDASNWSGTRGVPSRLADHLAYTVQALLIAAVIAVPIGAVIGHTGRGGFFVVGTANGLRALPELGLLTLLVMVVGIGVLPLTIALVILAVPPLLAGTYAGVRNTDPAVIDAARGMGMREHEVLAKVELPIAVPLILGGLRTATLQVIATATIGAYIGLSGLGRFLIDGLARNDYTEMAAGAVLVAVLALVVEGLLGALQRLIVSPGLRTAQARRRAPRQAPVVAGGIAS; this is encoded by the coding sequence GTGAACCTCTTCGTCGAGGTCGTGCAGTGGTTCGGCGACGCGTCCAACTGGTCGGGCACGAGGGGCGTGCCCTCCCGGCTGGCCGACCACCTCGCCTACACGGTGCAGGCCCTCCTCATCGCCGCGGTGATCGCCGTCCCGATCGGCGCCGTGATCGGGCACACCGGGCGGGGCGGCTTCTTCGTCGTCGGCACGGCCAACGGGCTGCGTGCGCTCCCCGAGCTCGGCCTGCTCACGCTGCTGGTGATGGTCGTCGGGATCGGAGTGCTGCCGCTCACCATCGCGCTGGTCATCCTGGCCGTTCCGCCGCTGCTCGCGGGCACCTACGCCGGGGTGCGCAACACCGACCCCGCCGTGATCGACGCCGCGCGCGGCATGGGCATGCGGGAGCATGAGGTGCTCGCCAAGGTCGAGCTGCCGATCGCCGTTCCACTGATCCTCGGCGGTCTGCGCACCGCCACCTTGCAGGTGATCGCCACCGCCACGATCGGCGCCTACATCGGCCTCAGCGGCCTGGGGCGCTTCCTGATCGACGGCCTCGCCCGCAACGACTACACGGAGATGGCCGCGGGCGCCGTACTGGTGGCAGTCCTCGCACTGGTCGTCGAGGGGCTGCTCGGCGCACTGCAGCGATTGATCGTCTCACCGGGTCTGCGCACAGCGCAGGCCCGCCGAAGGGCACCCCGACAGGCCCCCGTCGTCGCCGGAGGAATCGCATCATGA
- a CDS encoding ABC transporter permease has protein sequence MIWSWIPGNADRILSLTVEHLRLALIPVLVGLVLSVPLGWLANRYPLARAVLVPAAGVLYTIPSLTLFVVLPGILGTRILSEINIIVALTIYTVALLVRTIADALAAVPGLVIAAATAMGYRQARRFLDIELPLAIPVLIAGLRVATVSSISLVSVGALIGVGGLGEFFTEGFQLQFPTEIIVGVALTVLLALAGDAVLLVIGRILTPWNRHAAGGAT, from the coding sequence GTGATCTGGAGCTGGATCCCAGGCAACGCCGACCGGATCCTCTCGCTCACGGTCGAGCACCTGCGGTTGGCGCTCATCCCGGTGCTGGTGGGGCTGGTGCTGTCCGTTCCGCTCGGCTGGCTGGCCAACCGGTACCCGCTCGCCCGGGCCGTGCTCGTGCCGGCCGCGGGTGTGCTCTACACGATCCCGTCGCTCACGCTGTTCGTCGTGCTGCCCGGCATCCTGGGCACCAGGATCCTGTCCGAGATCAACATCATCGTCGCGCTCACCATCTACACCGTCGCGCTGCTCGTGCGCACCATCGCCGACGCGCTCGCCGCCGTGCCCGGTCTCGTGATCGCCGCGGCCACCGCGATGGGCTACCGGCAGGCGCGCCGGTTCCTCGACATCGAGCTACCCCTTGCCATCCCGGTGCTCATCGCCGGCCTGCGCGTCGCGACGGTGTCGAGCATCAGCCTGGTCAGCGTCGGCGCGCTCATCGGAGTCGGAGGGCTGGGCGAGTTCTTCACCGAGGGTTTCCAGCTGCAGTTCCCAACCGAGATCATCGTCGGCGTCGCGCTCACCGTGCTCCTCGCGCTGGCGGGCGATGCGGTGCTGCTCGTGATCGGCCGGATCCTCACGCCCTGGAACCGGCACGCGGCAGGAGGCGCGACGTGA
- a CDS encoding ABC transporter ATP-binding protein, producing MIEFRGVTKRFPDGTVAVDNLDLVVEAGGITVFVGPSGCGKTTSLRMINRMIEPTGGTILVDGRDIAATDAAELRRGIGYVIQQAGLFPHRTILDNIATVPLLLGWSKAKARSRAAELMEIVGLASEMAGRYPAQLSGGQQQRVGVARALAADPPILLMDEPFSAVDPVVRESLQDELLRLQSELGKTIVFVTHDIDEAIKLGDKVAVLRVGGVLAQYDAPGQILARPVDDFVDNFVGRDRGYRGLGFLSSDAIPLGELPTVAIGAPVPDEDSWVLVVDAEQHPQGWLNGAERNGATVVEAEHLVPGGSLYDIGSGSLRSALDAALSSPSGVGVAIDGNGAVVGSVTANDVLAVVDAAREHEAAA from the coding sequence ATGATCGAGTTCCGGGGCGTGACCAAGCGCTTCCCCGACGGCACCGTTGCGGTCGACAACCTCGACCTCGTCGTCGAGGCCGGTGGGATCACGGTCTTCGTCGGGCCGTCCGGCTGTGGCAAGACCACGTCCCTGCGCATGATCAACCGCATGATCGAGCCCACGGGGGGCACGATCCTCGTCGACGGGCGCGACATTGCCGCCACCGACGCCGCCGAGCTGCGCCGCGGCATCGGCTACGTCATCCAGCAGGCAGGGCTCTTCCCGCACCGCACCATCCTCGACAACATCGCCACGGTCCCGCTGCTGCTCGGCTGGAGCAAGGCGAAGGCCCGCTCGCGCGCCGCGGAGCTGATGGAGATCGTCGGGCTCGCGTCGGAGATGGCCGGGCGCTACCCGGCGCAGCTGTCGGGCGGGCAGCAGCAGCGTGTCGGCGTGGCCCGCGCGCTGGCCGCCGACCCGCCGATCCTGCTGATGGACGAGCCTTTCAGCGCCGTCGACCCGGTGGTGCGCGAGAGCCTGCAGGACGAGCTCCTGCGCCTGCAGTCCGAGCTGGGCAAGACCATCGTGTTCGTCACCCACGACATCGACGAGGCCATCAAGCTGGGCGACAAGGTCGCCGTGCTGCGCGTCGGCGGCGTCCTGGCCCAGTACGACGCGCCGGGCCAGATCCTCGCCCGCCCGGTCGACGACTTCGTCGACAACTTCGTCGGCCGCGACCGCGGCTACCGCGGTCTCGGCTTCCTGTCGTCCGACGCCATCCCGCTCGGCGAGCTGCCCACCGTCGCCATCGGGGCACCGGTGCCCGACGAGGACTCCTGGGTGCTCGTCGTCGACGCCGAGCAGCACCCCCAGGGATGGCTCAACGGCGCGGAGCGCAACGGGGCCACCGTCGTCGAGGCCGAGCACCTGGTGCCCGGTGGGTCGCTCTACGACATCGGGAGCGGGTCGCTGCGCAGCGCGCTGGACGCGGCGTTGTCCTCGCCGTCGGGGGTCGGGGTCGCCATCGACGGCAACGGCGCGGTGGTGGGCTCCGTCACCGCGAACGACGTACTCGCGGTCGTGGACGCGGCCCGGGAGCACGAGGCGGCCGCGTGA
- a CDS encoding bifunctional diguanylate cyclase/phosphodiesterase produces the protein MRELGHRLGDGPVVEPPTEPHGASEAVLRADLHREQRAVLGAEVHPEAALFASRLARAVAEAPDRDRVSGVAGSVPLPAEPALLHDGDGRVVRANDALAAMAGAADPRALVGARMHRLLVGAEPDAQLVRADGSRLPVRVVRWPLPGIDLTAVVIVERPEVVVDPVWAVELERLARIGTWSFDLATSALERSGTLDELYRSVGVDPDGGGCQPIEGEQVAALCEELRAGNPAADHHVELQLPGDRMLSCRAQVERGHDGTPLRLIGVVHDLSAERVARFRVERSGRRFADLMALVPGGVALLDPAGRVVDANEGMCTLLGVPLERLRGTAATALSADDASLDGATLPEWLRAVPTGARHGYRVDSAPLRRADGTTVWCELAVSATAADDGGFLWLVTCADVSDRRLAAELLRSAGTVDELTRLPNRAAGLELVDRLLAGPGRDRVAVVCGDLDDFARVNSSLGHDAGDDLLVSLAARLQRELPFGCTAARLGADEFVVICADHAEVGGPDLLARTVADLLRTTITVCGRPVQMTATVGLATPVPTGEVRAADLLRFAEAAMHDAKRRQARGGIGIATDGVVSSATKALELEAELRAAIATDGLVLDYQPVVGPDGTVVSAEALVRWPHPERGLIPPNDFLPVAQRSGLLRELDLWVLRAATREAAAWPAHRGRRSAVAVNLAGLLPGDAGFLSAVTDAVSEAGLEWDRLVLELVETSLVALPPHALAAMAELTERGVRFAVDDFGTGYSSLARLKELPAQTVKVDRAFVTGIADDPADFAVARAVVDMARAMGRTTVAEGVETAEQFHVLRGIGVDAYQGWLFSRPLRSAGVRDILARGRLATPASAGRLIQA, from the coding sequence GTGAGAGAGCTCGGACACCGCCTCGGCGACGGCCCGGTGGTCGAGCCGCCGACCGAGCCGCACGGTGCGTCCGAGGCCGTCCTACGGGCGGATCTGCACCGCGAGCAGCGTGCCGTGCTCGGTGCCGAGGTGCATCCGGAGGCGGCGCTGTTCGCCTCCCGGCTGGCGCGTGCGGTCGCGGAGGCTCCCGATCGGGACCGGGTGTCGGGTGTGGCGGGCTCGGTCCCGCTCCCCGCGGAGCCTGCGCTCCTCCACGACGGCGACGGCAGGGTCGTCCGTGCCAACGACGCGCTCGCGGCCATGGCAGGGGCCGCGGATCCGAGGGCCCTCGTCGGTGCCCGCATGCACCGGCTGCTCGTCGGCGCCGAGCCGGACGCGCAGCTGGTGCGCGCGGACGGGAGCAGGCTGCCCGTCCGCGTGGTGCGCTGGCCGCTGCCCGGCATCGACCTGACCGCCGTCGTGATCGTCGAGCGTCCCGAGGTGGTGGTCGATCCGGTCTGGGCCGTCGAGCTGGAGCGGCTGGCCCGCATCGGGACGTGGTCCTTCGACCTGGCGACGTCAGCCCTGGAACGCAGCGGCACCCTGGACGAGCTGTACCGGTCGGTCGGGGTGGATCCGGACGGTGGCGGCTGCCAGCCCATCGAGGGGGAGCAGGTGGCCGCATTGTGCGAGGAGCTGCGCGCCGGCAACCCCGCCGCCGATCACCACGTCGAGCTCCAGCTGCCGGGCGACCGGATGCTGAGCTGCCGGGCCCAGGTGGAGCGCGGCCATGACGGCACACCGCTGCGGCTGATCGGCGTCGTGCACGACCTGAGCGCGGAGCGGGTCGCCCGGTTCCGGGTGGAGCGCTCCGGCCGCCGGTTCGCCGACCTCATGGCACTCGTGCCCGGCGGGGTCGCGCTGCTCGACCCGGCGGGCCGCGTCGTGGACGCCAACGAGGGCATGTGCACGCTGCTGGGCGTCCCGCTCGAACGGTTGCGGGGCACGGCGGCCACCGCACTGTCCGCCGACGATGCGTCGCTCGACGGCGCGACGCTCCCGGAGTGGCTGCGCGCGGTGCCCACTGGCGCGCGTCACGGCTACCGCGTCGACAGCGCCCCGCTGCGCCGCGCGGACGGCACGACGGTGTGGTGCGAGCTGGCAGTCTCCGCGACCGCGGCCGACGACGGCGGCTTCCTGTGGCTGGTGACCTGCGCCGACGTCTCCGACCGCCGGCTGGCCGCCGAGCTGCTGCGCAGCGCGGGCACGGTGGACGAGCTCACCCGCCTTCCCAACCGGGCCGCTGGGCTCGAGCTCGTCGATCGCCTGCTGGCCGGGCCCGGCCGCGACCGCGTCGCCGTCGTGTGCGGCGACCTCGACGACTTCGCGCGCGTCAACTCCTCGCTCGGCCACGACGCGGGCGACGACCTGCTCGTGTCGCTCGCCGCCCGCCTGCAGCGCGAGCTGCCGTTCGGCTGCACGGCGGCGCGGCTGGGCGCCGACGAGTTCGTCGTGATCTGCGCCGACCACGCCGAGGTCGGCGGCCCCGACCTGCTCGCGCGGACCGTCGCGGACCTGCTGCGCACCACGATCACCGTGTGCGGCCGCCCGGTGCAGATGACGGCGACGGTCGGGCTCGCCACGCCGGTGCCGACCGGCGAGGTGCGCGCTGCTGACCTGCTGCGTTTCGCGGAGGCCGCCATGCACGACGCCAAGCGCCGGCAGGCGCGGGGCGGCATCGGGATCGCCACCGACGGGGTGGTCAGCTCCGCCACCAAGGCGCTGGAGCTGGAGGCGGAGCTGCGCGCGGCGATCGCCACCGACGGCCTCGTGCTCGACTACCAGCCGGTGGTGGGCCCGGACGGCACCGTGGTGTCGGCAGAGGCGCTCGTCCGCTGGCCGCACCCGGAACGCGGGTTGATCCCGCCCAACGACTTCCTGCCGGTCGCGCAGCGCAGCGGGCTCCTGCGCGAGCTGGACCTCTGGGTGCTGCGCGCCGCCACCCGGGAGGCGGCCGCATGGCCCGCTCACCGCGGCCGCCGCAGCGCGGTCGCGGTGAACCTGGCCGGGCTGCTGCCAGGCGACGCCGGGTTCCTCTCCGCGGTGACCGACGCCGTCTCGGAGGCGGGGCTCGAGTGGGACCGGCTCGTGCTCGAGCTCGTCGAGACCAGCCTCGTCGCCCTCCCGCCGCACGCGCTGGCCGCCATGGCCGAGCTCACCGAGCGCGGCGTCCGGTTCGCGGTGGACGACTTCGGCACCGGCTACTCCTCGCTCGCCCGGCTCAAGGAGCTCCCCGCGCAGACCGTGAAGGTCGACCGCGCCTTCGTCACGGGCATCGCAGACGACCCGGCCGACTTCGCCGTCGCGCGCGCCGTCGTGGACATGGCGCGGGCCATGGGCCGCACCACGGTGGCCGAGGGCGTGGAGACCGCGGAGCAGTTCCACGTGCTGCGTGGCATCGGCGTGGACGCGTACCAGGGCTGGCTCTTCTCGCGGCCGCTGCGGTCCGCCGGGGTGCGGGACATCCTCGCCCGCGGGAGGCTCGCCACGCCCGCATCCGCGGGGCGCTTGATCCAGGCTTGA
- a CDS encoding NADP-dependent malic enzyme, whose translation MPTREEIFAAHGGGKLGTALTAPLENARDLAVAYTPGVAEVSRAIAADPGLAARYTWTNRLVAVVSDGTAVLGLGDIGPRAALPVMEGKSALFKAFADLDSIPLVLDTTDVEEIVETLVRLRPSFGAVNLEDVAAPRCFELERRLVEALDCPVMHDDQHGTAIVLLAALRGACAVQGRPLDGLRVVISGAGAAGVACARILLAAGVRDVVVLDSRGVLDAARGGEKAALAAVTNPRGVTGGLAAALEGADVFVGLSSAKLPEEMLARMAHEAIVFALSNPDPEIHPDVARRHAAIVATGRSDFPNQINNVLAFPGVFRGALDAGARRITEEMKLAAAEAIFSVASDELSADAIVPSPFDPRVALAVSSAVAAASSDSAVTP comes from the coding sequence ATGCCCACCCGCGAGGAGATCTTCGCCGCGCACGGTGGCGGCAAACTCGGCACCGCGCTCACCGCCCCGCTGGAGAACGCGCGCGACCTCGCCGTCGCCTACACGCCCGGCGTCGCCGAGGTCAGCCGCGCCATCGCAGCCGACCCGGGCCTCGCCGCCCGCTACACCTGGACCAACCGCCTCGTCGCCGTCGTGAGCGACGGCACGGCCGTCCTCGGGCTCGGCGACATCGGCCCGCGCGCCGCGCTGCCCGTCATGGAGGGCAAGTCCGCGCTGTTCAAGGCGTTCGCGGACCTCGACTCGATCCCGCTCGTGCTCGACACCACCGACGTCGAGGAGATCGTCGAGACGCTCGTGCGGTTGCGTCCGAGCTTCGGCGCGGTGAACCTCGAGGACGTCGCGGCGCCGCGGTGCTTCGAGCTGGAGCGGCGGCTCGTCGAGGCGCTCGACTGCCCCGTCATGCACGACGACCAGCACGGCACCGCGATCGTGCTGCTCGCCGCGCTGCGCGGCGCCTGCGCGGTGCAGGGCCGCCCGCTCGACGGGCTGCGCGTCGTCATCTCGGGAGCGGGGGCGGCGGGCGTCGCCTGCGCCCGGATCCTGCTCGCCGCGGGGGTGCGTGACGTCGTCGTCCTCGACTCGCGCGGCGTGCTCGACGCAGCGCGCGGCGGGGAGAAGGCCGCACTGGCGGCCGTCACCAACCCGCGCGGTGTGACCGGTGGCCTCGCTGCGGCGCTCGAGGGCGCCGACGTGTTCGTGGGTCTGTCGAGCGCGAAGCTGCCCGAGGAGATGCTGGCCCGGATGGCACACGAGGCGATCGTCTTCGCGCTCTCCAACCCCGACCCCGAGATCCACCCGGACGTCGCGAGGCGCCACGCGGCCATCGTGGCCACCGGTCGCAGCGACTTCCCGAACCAGATCAACAACGTGCTCGCGTTCCCCGGCGTGTTCCGCGGGGCGCTCGACGCGGGGGCACGGCGTATCACGGAGGAGATGAAGCTCGCGGCTGCGGAGGCCATCTTCTCGGTTGCGAGCGACGAGCTCTCGGCCGATGCGATCGTGCCGAGCCCGTTCGACCCGCGTGTCGCCCTAGCCGTTTCGTCAGCTGTCGCCGCCGCTTCGTCCGACTCGGCCGTTACGCCCTGA
- a CDS encoding S26 family signal peptidase, with product MSDTTPGVGAQQRDEGVVVRWRRVAVRGPSMSPTVRDGDVVLVRFGARVRAGDVVLVRWAARPEQLSVKRAARPAEDGWWVLGDNDHGSTDSRTLGPAMVLAVVLCRLWPRPRRFRGRT from the coding sequence GTGTCCGACACTACTCCCGGCGTCGGGGCACAGCAGCGTGATGAGGGGGTGGTCGTGCGCTGGCGAAGGGTGGCCGTGAGGGGGCCGTCGATGTCGCCGACGGTGCGGGACGGGGACGTGGTGCTCGTGCGGTTCGGGGCGCGGGTGCGGGCGGGGGACGTCGTGCTGGTGCGCTGGGCGGCGCGGCCGGAGCAGCTCTCGGTGAAGCGGGCCGCGCGGCCAGCGGAGGACGGCTGGTGGGTGCTCGGCGACAACGACCACGGCTCGACCGACTCCCGCACGCTTGGTCCCGCCATGGTGCTGGCCGTCGTGCTGTGCCGGCTGTGGCCCCGCCCCCGGCGGTTCCGCGGCCGCACCTGA
- the sodN gene encoding superoxide dismutase, Ni, producing the protein MLARILRPRLEATAHCDLPCGVYDPAQARIEAESVKAIQEKYQANEDPEFRSRALEIKEQRADLVKHHLWVLWTDYFKPPHFEKYPELHELFNKATKKAGGGPGGAKASTDPATGQELLDYISQIDKIFWETKAAA; encoded by the coding sequence CTGCTCGCCCGCATTCTCCGCCCGCGGCTGGAGGCCACCGCGCACTGCGACCTCCCCTGCGGCGTGTACGACCCGGCGCAGGCCCGGATCGAGGCCGAGTCGGTGAAGGCGATCCAGGAGAAGTACCAGGCCAACGAGGACCCGGAGTTCCGCTCGCGGGCGCTCGAGATCAAGGAGCAGCGCGCGGACCTGGTCAAGCATCACCTCTGGGTGCTGTGGACCGACTACTTCAAGCCGCCGCACTTCGAGAAGTACCCGGAGCTGCACGAGCTGTTCAACAAGGCAACCAAGAAGGCAGGTGGCGGCCCCGGCGGCGCCAAGGCGTCCACGGACCCGGCCACCGGCCAGGAGCTGCTCGACTACATCTCCCAGATCGACAAGATCTTCTGGGAGACCAAGGCTGCGGCCTGA
- a CDS encoding acid phosphatase: MTGRVFLLRHGETEWSLSGKHTGRTDVPLTERGRELAAAAGRLVAGLQAEPPALVLTSPRGRARDTARLAGFRVDDVDERLAEWDYGEYEGRTTAEIRETVPGWTVWTHPCPGGETADEVARRADGVIARTAEALERGDVVLVGHGHFSRVLVARWIGLAATEGVRFAMEAPSWAVLGHERGVPRLDHVNLTPKGRQ; this comes from the coding sequence ATGACCGGCCGCGTGTTCCTGCTGCGCCACGGCGAGACCGAGTGGTCGCTCTCCGGCAAACACACCGGCCGCACCGATGTCCCGCTCACGGAGCGGGGCCGGGAGCTCGCGGCCGCGGCGGGGCGGCTCGTCGCGGGCCTGCAGGCCGAGCCACCCGCGCTCGTGCTCACCAGCCCGCGCGGCCGCGCCCGCGACACCGCGCGGCTCGCCGGGTTCCGCGTCGACGACGTCGACGAGCGGCTCGCCGAGTGGGACTACGGCGAGTACGAGGGCCGCACCACCGCCGAGATCCGCGAGACCGTGCCCGGCTGGACGGTCTGGACGCATCCGTGCCCGGGCGGGGAGACCGCCGACGAGGTCGCAAGGCGGGCCGACGGCGTGATCGCGCGCACCGCGGAGGCCCTCGAGCGCGGCGACGTCGTGCTCGTCGGGCACGGCCACTTCAGCCGCGTCCTCGTGGCCCGCTGGATCGGGCTGGCTGCCACCGAGGGCGTCCGGTTCGCCATGGAGGCGCCCTCGTGGGCGGTGCTCGGTCACGAGCGCGGTGTGCCACGCCTCGACCACGTCAACCTGACCCCGAAGGGACGGCAGTGA
- a CDS encoding N-acetyltransferase family protein: MREARADDVPAVVGLVHELAEYERSPELCTLTEDQLHAALFGPEAVARCHVAEVAGEVVGCAIWFRNFSTWRGVPGIYLEDLFVRPSHRGSGLGRALLAELAAVCAERGYARLEWQVLDWNEPSIGFYRALGAVPMDEWTTFRLDGEALTAFAKTAEG; the protein is encoded by the coding sequence ATCCGGGAAGCACGCGCGGACGACGTTCCGGCCGTCGTCGGCCTCGTCCACGAACTCGCCGAGTACGAGCGCAGCCCCGAGCTGTGCACGCTCACCGAGGACCAGCTGCACGCCGCCCTGTTCGGACCGGAAGCCGTGGCGCGCTGTCACGTCGCCGAGGTTGCGGGCGAGGTCGTCGGCTGCGCGATCTGGTTCCGGAACTTCTCGACATGGCGCGGCGTGCCCGGGATCTACCTCGAGGACCTGTTCGTCCGGCCGTCCCACCGCGGCAGCGGGCTGGGCAGGGCGCTGCTGGCCGAGCTCGCCGCCGTCTGCGCCGAGCGGGGCTACGCCCGCCTCGAGTGGCAGGTACTGGACTGGAACGAGCCGTCGATCGGCTTCTACCGGGCGCTGGGCGCCGTGCCGATGGACGAGTGGACGACCTTCCGGCTCGACGGCGAAGCGCTCACGGCGTTCGCGAAGACCGCGGAAGGCTGA
- a CDS encoding WhiB family transcriptional regulator: MDWRHRAICRDEDPELFFPVGTSGPALLQIAEAKTVCRRCPVVTECLTWALESGQDAGVWGGMSEDERRALKRRNARTRARTA; the protein is encoded by the coding sequence ATGGATTGGCGTCACCGCGCAATCTGCCGCGACGAGGACCCCGAGCTGTTCTTCCCCGTGGGGACCAGCGGTCCTGCGCTGCTGCAGATTGCCGAGGCCAAGACCGTCTGCCGGCGCTGCCCCGTGGTCACCGAGTGCCTCACCTGGGCCCTCGAGAGCGGCCAGGATGCAGGCGTCTGGGGCGGCATGAGCGAGGACGAGCGGCGGGCGCTGAAGCGGCGCAACGCGCGCACGCGGGCACGTACTGCCTGA